The sequence below is a genomic window from Macadamia integrifolia cultivar HAES 741 chromosome 1, SCU_Mint_v3, whole genome shotgun sequence.
aaagaaaaaatcattcataCCATAATTATTCATCCTGACGACTTGTTTGATGACATTCCACTTAGAAAAGCATTTGTATGTAACGTAATATTTTTGATGTATTAACAAATCATGGTTTAAGGGAACTAAATCGGAATAGAATTGCACACATAGGCCTTGCCCTAGAGATTTCCAGTGCCCAGTGGAGTCAATGCCTGAGGGTTGGTCACTTGATTAATTCCTCTTAAGTGCATGGGTGCTTGGTTTGCACCAACTTCCTTGCTATCTAAGTGTGGCCATGGACCCCTGTTGACTCATTTGTGGGGTTTGTACTTGACCCTATGTGAGTCTAACTATGTAATGACCAATAGGCCCTTGAActtgaactaaaaaaaaaaaaaaagggtaacagAATCGATCATCACCAATTCCTACTTGATTGCAATTCCAATAGCTTGTATTAGCCTAAATCAAGAGATTATACCCTTTACTAATCCACTTTATGGGATCAAACTAAGAAACGGCCtagaaattaatataaaaataattacgttctctctctctctctttccccccaCCCCGGCTTTCTCTCTGGCTCTCCCTaccctccctttctctctctccacccctACGAATAAACTAGAGATGCAACTTGATGCACTTGTTTTGGCCAAAGTGTGTATATCCTCATAGGGATATCCATATAGGGTTTCATATTTTCCCAATACACTACTCAAGTTTCAGTCACTACAAAGACTCAGGAACACCAATAGATGCTTCGATTCAACACTTGGTTCCAAAAAACGATGGATCGCTTTTTGTGAGCCAACATAATGAGCAATATTGACATCTCAAAATCACCGAATGCCTCCTGTTTAGGCTAGAATTTGTCTGCTTCACATACAATCATCTAATTGTATATGTAAAGATTCAACATCTGTCTCAATTTCTGCCATTACAAGAGTAAAGAGGGATATACTTGGAAGCAAAAGAGAAACATGTAAGGCCGTACTTGGAGCGGATCCAAATTCAACTCCCATCTAGCTATAATAACTTTAGACTTCTCTAGAACAAACGAATTTCCTCATCTATCTTTCCATCACTCAATTAGTaagaaggccaccaataaatagaaAGATTATGAAAGTGCTGGAAATCACAGACTTAACCAACTAAATCCTTCCGGCTTGAGATATGAGCCTGTCCTTACATTGTGAGAATCTTACCTTAAATTTATCAACTAAAGGAAGGATCTttatcatccaaaaaaaaaaaactagaggaAGGATCTTGTTAACTTGTTTGTTAAAGATGTCAGCTCCCGTGTTTATGGTAGAACCGTACTTTCAGGGAACCCCCCAAGCTCTTTTAACTGTAACTTTCTTGAACCTGAAATTTCCACTAAGAACATCTTACTTTTCATTTGTATGTTGAATGTTGGAGTGCACAAACCCACATGAATGCACAAACTCAAAAGTGAAATCCAATGATAAACAAAAGATGAAGCCTGCGCCACTTGTTTTAAATAATAAAGTACACTCAGATATTATTGGGTCCTGAAGTGAAGATACAAGGATACAAAGACACATAAAAAAGGAACTCAAATACATATAGCTAATAGGGTATGAATATGATAAGGACCATCAGGGAATGATCCTAACTAGTCACTAATGTTTAGTTTGCTTCACCATTTTATTGGAGATAagccttcttctcttcttcgttCATAAAAGATATGATGGGGAAGGACTTGCCGACTCCCATGGATGACTTGAACGAAATCTTGTTGCCGTCAATGTACATTTCTGCAATAGGAACCCACAGCATCATCTGCTTAGCCTTGCAACcagtcatcttcttcatcctccgCTTCTCCACATACGCCGTGGTCTCGGCAGCGTAGCTATTCTTGGTGTTGGTCGCCACATTGAAATGCTCATAGGCAGCCTTGCATTTCCACCACACGAAACCCGTGGCTCTCACCCTCCCGCATTCCACCAGCTCTCCGGTGGGAAGGACACCACTAGGAAATCCAACCTCTTTCATCAGCTCCACCGAAAATCGCTCACAAGCTTCCTTTCCTGTTACAATTTCAGCTCCTGCTCTTTCATCAGTAGCCATGTTGGATCAATTGATGGATAGAAGGTTGAGGATTGGAGGAACTCTTGCTCTTAACTGTTAATTGATGTTAAAGAGTAAGGTTGTTTTTGATGAAGTTTGAGAACGAAATGCATTGGTATTTAAAGAGACTCTGCTTTCAATGATCTTTGACTTGTAATAAGTATTTAATTGTATAGGCCAATTTTGACCGCCTACATATTGATTATTTCCAATGTTGGACTTGACATTTTCTATCTTGGAATTGGTATTTGACTcgtttaattaattttaatattGATAGCTAGCTCTGATCCAATATTCTATTAAGGTATGTCTAATGGGGTAATAATTATTGGGGTTGCCAATAGAGACCCGGTCATAATTGTTCTATTCAACTCGGAATAAAGTTCAtgccaaaaaaattatatatatatatatatatatatatatatcaactaCTGATTTTATGGATGTCCAAGATTAAACACTAAGGgtctgtactgtaacgattctgttttttaaacttgattttgggtctggcacacttttttgcatttctatttttttggagtgattctgcgtcttaaatgttgtatgataaccccaaaaataaaatgtttttgcaacttggaagaaatagaAACCTGTATGGTTCACACTTAACAGAATCGGTTCTTATTTCAAGTCATAGTGATTTAGGATTGGACAACCCTGTTTTCAGATTTCTAGAGCTGAACTTCTAAGAAAGATCGTGGGAGAAGGGATAGGACTGATTTGGCTTAAACAAACAGAAGATAATaggaaaagaacaagaaggaaattGTCCAAGGCTGTGACCAGTACAAGTAAATAGTAGCTATAAAGAAATAACATATCACACTAGTCGTAACAGTTTAATTTAGTGACTTTATTTACAAATGGGCAAGGAAATGTAAACACCCACTTCATCAAAAGTAGTCAATTAAAGCAGGAACTTGTAATGATAATAACATTtatcaaatatgaaaattttatgaaaa
It includes:
- the LOC122077342 gene encoding uncharacterized protein LOC122077342 encodes the protein MATDERAGAEIVTGKEACERFSVELMKEVGFPSGVLPTGELVECGRVRATGFVWWKCKAAYEHFNVATNTKNSYAAETTAYVEKRRMKKMTGCKAKQMMLWVPIAEMYIDGNKISFKSSMGVGKSFPIISFMNEEEKKAYLQ